Proteins from a genomic interval of Anomalospiza imberbis isolate Cuckoo-Finch-1a 21T00152 chromosome 18, ASM3175350v1, whole genome shotgun sequence:
- the RASAL1 gene encoding rasGAP-activating-like protein 1 isoform X3 — translation MWPPRSVKFADMAKTTSLRCRVLEGKDLPAKDVFGSSDPYCVVKVDNEVVARTATVWKSLNPFWGEEITLLLPRGFHSLTIYVLDEDTIGQDDVIGKVSLSHQQISADPQGVDNWLSLAPVNPDQEVQGEIHLELRVPEQGHPRVLRCHLIEARDLAPRDPSGTSDPFGRVSCCGHTLETAVMKKTRFPHWDEVLEFELPEGELGEAVLSVEVWDWDIVGKNDFLGRVEFFLDTLCPGPTRGWFQLLPFSSTTEDHGGQLGALRLTVRLLEDTVLPPHHYQPLIQLLTEPILCPAQSPEGTALAVLEEVTSGESRQDVATKLVKIFLGQGLAVPLLDYLTTRELARTTDPNTLFRSNSLASKSMEQFMKVVGLPYLHDVLKPVVNRIFEEKKYVELDPGKMELSRGRRISFKGSLSEAQVRESSLELLKGYLGDIVDAIVGSVDKCPLPMRAAFKQLRRRVEERFPLAQHEEVRYFSISGFLFLRFFAPAVLTPKLFGLWEQHAEPCTSRTLLLLAKALQTIGNLGLQLGQGKEPWMAPLNAVLLPSVTRVRAFLDALVTVVDEVPVPQGHSQPSATIKEGPLHTCPERGVALLPRFTFKKRHFRLSTQALAYAKVPQGQVLGFIPVEQIRAVEQVDKGTFQYPHVLQVVAQDGTRQLHTTYLQCKSAPELWQWLWALRQATSANRDMLPTCHPGTFRAGRWTCCLQPTRAVPGCSRTHGAVALGEWSDLGDPAVAAQSLYRHLRAALAGGPVGSAVAGPPCPRQAGGPAGDRLQEVLRDLDIAHDAFTHRDETPAPAPSPLPAPRPPAPPSLPPSAHSGRGRDASGATEGTRGQQPGTGCIL, via the exons ATGTGGCCACCCCGAAGTGTGAAGTTCGCCGACATGGCCAAAACTACCTCGCTGCGCTGCCGGGTGCTGGAGGGGAAGGACCTGCCCGCCAAGGACGT GTTCGGCTCCAGCGATCCCTACTGCGTGGTCAAGGTGGACAACGAGGTGGTGGCCAG GACAGCCACGGTGTGGAAGAGCCTGAACCCTTTTTGGGGTGAGGAAATCACGCTGCTTCTGCCCCGTGGATTCCACAGCCTCACCATCTATGTGCTGGATGAAGACACCATCGG GCAGGACGATGTCATTGGCAAGGTCTCGCTCAGCCACCAGCAGATCTCGGCCGATCCACAGG GCGTTGACAACTGGCTCAGCCTGGCACCTGTGAACCCCGACCAGGAGGTGCAGGGCGAGATCCACCTGGAGCTGCGAGTCCCCGAGCAGGGCCACCCGCGGGTGCTGCGCTGCCACCTCATCGAGGCCAG gGACCTggccccccgggacccctcgGGCACCTCGGACCCCTTTGGCCGTGTGTCGTGCTGTGGGCACACGTTGGAGACAGCC GTGATGAAGAAAACCCGGTTCCCGCACTGGGATGAGGTGCTGGAGTTCGAGCTGCCGGaaggggagctgggagaggctgtgctgagtGTGGAGGTTTGGGACTGGGACATCGTGGGCAAGAACGACTTCCTGGGGCGG gTCGAGTTCTTCTTGGACACCCTCTGCCCGGGCCCCACCCGGGGATGGttccagctcctgcccttcTCCAGCACCACCGAGGACCACGG GGGACAGCTGGGTGCCCTGAGGCTGACAGTGAGGCTGCTGGAGGACACGGTCCTGCCCCCCCACCACTACCAGCCCCTCATCCAGCTCCTCACCGAGCCCATCCTCTGCCCGGCGCAG TCCCCtgagggcacagccctggctgtcctGGAGGAGGTGACCTCAGGGGAGAGCCGGCAGGACGTGGCCACCAAGTTGGTGAAGATCTTCCTGGGCCAAGGACTGGCTGTGCCCCTTCTGGACTACCTCACCACCCGTGAGCTGGCCAGGACCA CTGATCCCAACACCCTATTCCGCTCCAACTCGCTGGCCTCCAAATCCATGGAGCAGTTCATGAAG GTGGTGGGGCTGCCCTACCTGCACGACGTCCTGAAGCCGGTGGTGAACCGCATCTTTGAGGAGAAGAAATATGTGGAGCTGGACCCCGGCAAGATGGAGCTGAGCCGGGGCAG GAGGATCTCATTCAAGGGGTCCCTGTCGGAGGCGCAGGTGCGGGagagcagcctggagctgctgaagggctACCTGGGGGACATAGTCGATGCCATCGTGGGCTCGGTGGACAAGTGTCCCCTCCCCATGAGGGCGGCCTTCAAGCAGCTCCGCAGGCGGGTGGAGGAGCGATTCCCCTTGGCACAGCACGAG GAGGTCCGTTACTTCTCCATCAGTGGGTTCCTCTTCCTTCGCTTCTTCGCTCCTGCTGTCCTCACCCCGAAGCTCTTcgggctctgggagcagcatgCGGAGCCCTGCACCAGCCGCACGCTCCTGCTGCTTGCCAAG GCTCTGCAGACCATCGGGaacctggggctgcagctggggcagggcaaGGAGCCGTGGATGGCCCCGCTGAACGCCGTCCTCCTGCCCAGTGTCACCCGTGTCCGGGCCTTCCTGGATGCCCTGGTCACCGTGG TGGACGAGGTGCCAGTGCCACAGGGACATTCTCAGCCCTCGGCCACCATCAAGGAGGGTCCCCTGCACACCTGCCCAGAGCGGGGGGTGGCACTGCTGCCCCGCTTCACCTTCAAGAAGAGGCACTTCAGGCTCAGCACCCAGGCCCTGGCCTATGCCAAGGTGCCCCAGGGGCAG gtgctCGGCTTCATCCCAGTGGAGCAAATCCGGGCAGTGGAGCAGGTGGACAAGGGCACCTTCCAGTACCCCCACGtcctgcaggtggtggcacaggATGGCACCAGGCAGCTCCACACCACCTACCTCCAATGCAAG AGTGCCCCGGAGCTGTGGCAGTGGCTGTGGGCACTGCGCCAGGCCACCAGCGCCAACCGCGACATGCTGCCCACATGCCACCCCGGCACCTTCCGCGCCGGCCGCTGgacctgctgcctgcagcccacCCGTGCCG TGCCCGGGTGCAGCCGTACCCACGGCGCGGTGGCGCTGGGGGAGTGGAGCGACCTTGGGGACCCCGCGGTGGCAGCACAGAGCCTCTACAGGCACCTGCG GGCAGCGCTGGCCGGGGGTCCCGTGGGCAGCGCGGTGGCCGGGCCCCCCTGCCCGCGCCAGGCAG gggggcccgctggggacAGGCTGCAGGAGGTGCTGCGAGACCTGGACATCGCCCACGACGCCTTCACCCACCGCGACGAGACCCCAGCGCCAGCCCCAagtcccctccctgccccgagACCCCCGGCACCCCCCAGCCTCCCCCCCTCAGCCCATTCCGGGAGGGGCAGGGACGCCAGCGGGGCCACAGAGGGGACGCGGGGCCAGCAGCCCGGCACGGGGTGTATTCTGTAA
- the RASAL1 gene encoding rasGAP-activating-like protein 1 isoform X2, with protein sequence MWPPRSVKFADMAKTTSLRCRVLEGKDLPAKDVFGSSDPYCVVKVDNEVVARTATVWKSLNPFWGEEITLLLPRGFHSLTIYVLDEDTIGQDDVIGKVSLSHQQISADPQGVDNWLSLAPVNPDQEVQGEIHLELRVPEQGHPRVLRCHLIEARDLAPRDPSGTSDPFGRVSCCGHTLETAVMKKTRFPHWDEVLEFELPEGELGEAVLSVEVWDWDIVGKNDFLGRVEFFLDTLCPGPTRGWFQLLPFSSTTEDHGGQLGALRLTVRLLEDTVLPPHHYQPLIQLLTEPILCPAQSPEGTALAVLEEVTSGESRQDVATKLVKIFLGQGLAVPLLDYLTTRELARTTDPNTLFRSNSLASKSMEQFMKVVGLPYLHDVLKPVVNRIFEEKKYVELDPGKMELSRGRRISFKGSLSEAQVRESSLELLKGYLGDIVDAIVGSVDKCPLPMRAAFKQLRRRVEERFPLAQHEEVRYFSISGFLFLRFFAPAVLTPKLFGLWEQHAEPCTSRTLLLLAKALQTIGNLGLQLGQGKEPWMAPLNAVLLPSVTRVRAFLDALVTVVDEVPVPQGHSQPSATIKEGPLHTCPERGVALLPRFTFKKRHFRLSTQALAYAKVPQGQVLGFIPVEQIRAVEQVDKGTFQYPHVLQVVAQDGTRQLHTTYLQCKSAPELWQWLWALRQATSANRDMLPTCHPGTFRAGRWTCCLQPTRAGRTGGPLGSGCPGGGVGVAVSPLLLLAVPGCSRTHGAVALGEWSDLGDPAVAAQSLYRHLRGARWGQAAGGAARPGHRPRRLHPPRRDPSASPKSPPCPETPGTPQPPPLSPFREGQGRQRGHRGDAGPAARHGVYSVTQRCTWHRLCAAPWGSGG encoded by the exons ATGTGGCCACCCCGAAGTGTGAAGTTCGCCGACATGGCCAAAACTACCTCGCTGCGCTGCCGGGTGCTGGAGGGGAAGGACCTGCCCGCCAAGGACGT GTTCGGCTCCAGCGATCCCTACTGCGTGGTCAAGGTGGACAACGAGGTGGTGGCCAG GACAGCCACGGTGTGGAAGAGCCTGAACCCTTTTTGGGGTGAGGAAATCACGCTGCTTCTGCCCCGTGGATTCCACAGCCTCACCATCTATGTGCTGGATGAAGACACCATCGG GCAGGACGATGTCATTGGCAAGGTCTCGCTCAGCCACCAGCAGATCTCGGCCGATCCACAGG GCGTTGACAACTGGCTCAGCCTGGCACCTGTGAACCCCGACCAGGAGGTGCAGGGCGAGATCCACCTGGAGCTGCGAGTCCCCGAGCAGGGCCACCCGCGGGTGCTGCGCTGCCACCTCATCGAGGCCAG gGACCTggccccccgggacccctcgGGCACCTCGGACCCCTTTGGCCGTGTGTCGTGCTGTGGGCACACGTTGGAGACAGCC GTGATGAAGAAAACCCGGTTCCCGCACTGGGATGAGGTGCTGGAGTTCGAGCTGCCGGaaggggagctgggagaggctgtgctgagtGTGGAGGTTTGGGACTGGGACATCGTGGGCAAGAACGACTTCCTGGGGCGG gTCGAGTTCTTCTTGGACACCCTCTGCCCGGGCCCCACCCGGGGATGGttccagctcctgcccttcTCCAGCACCACCGAGGACCACGG GGGACAGCTGGGTGCCCTGAGGCTGACAGTGAGGCTGCTGGAGGACACGGTCCTGCCCCCCCACCACTACCAGCCCCTCATCCAGCTCCTCACCGAGCCCATCCTCTGCCCGGCGCAG TCCCCtgagggcacagccctggctgtcctGGAGGAGGTGACCTCAGGGGAGAGCCGGCAGGACGTGGCCACCAAGTTGGTGAAGATCTTCCTGGGCCAAGGACTGGCTGTGCCCCTTCTGGACTACCTCACCACCCGTGAGCTGGCCAGGACCA CTGATCCCAACACCCTATTCCGCTCCAACTCGCTGGCCTCCAAATCCATGGAGCAGTTCATGAAG GTGGTGGGGCTGCCCTACCTGCACGACGTCCTGAAGCCGGTGGTGAACCGCATCTTTGAGGAGAAGAAATATGTGGAGCTGGACCCCGGCAAGATGGAGCTGAGCCGGGGCAG GAGGATCTCATTCAAGGGGTCCCTGTCGGAGGCGCAGGTGCGGGagagcagcctggagctgctgaagggctACCTGGGGGACATAGTCGATGCCATCGTGGGCTCGGTGGACAAGTGTCCCCTCCCCATGAGGGCGGCCTTCAAGCAGCTCCGCAGGCGGGTGGAGGAGCGATTCCCCTTGGCACAGCACGAG GAGGTCCGTTACTTCTCCATCAGTGGGTTCCTCTTCCTTCGCTTCTTCGCTCCTGCTGTCCTCACCCCGAAGCTCTTcgggctctgggagcagcatgCGGAGCCCTGCACCAGCCGCACGCTCCTGCTGCTTGCCAAG GCTCTGCAGACCATCGGGaacctggggctgcagctggggcagggcaaGGAGCCGTGGATGGCCCCGCTGAACGCCGTCCTCCTGCCCAGTGTCACCCGTGTCCGGGCCTTCCTGGATGCCCTGGTCACCGTGG TGGACGAGGTGCCAGTGCCACAGGGACATTCTCAGCCCTCGGCCACCATCAAGGAGGGTCCCCTGCACACCTGCCCAGAGCGGGGGGTGGCACTGCTGCCCCGCTTCACCTTCAAGAAGAGGCACTTCAGGCTCAGCACCCAGGCCCTGGCCTATGCCAAGGTGCCCCAGGGGCAG gtgctCGGCTTCATCCCAGTGGAGCAAATCCGGGCAGTGGAGCAGGTGGACAAGGGCACCTTCCAGTACCCCCACGtcctgcaggtggtggcacaggATGGCACCAGGCAGCTCCACACCACCTACCTCCAATGCAAG AGTGCCCCGGAGCTGTGGCAGTGGCTGTGGGCACTGCGCCAGGCCACCAGCGCCAACCGCGACATGCTGCCCACATGCCACCCCGGCACCTTCCGCGCCGGCCGCTGgacctgctgcctgcagcccacCCGTGCCGGTAGGACTGGGGGTCCCCTGGGCTCGGGGTGCCCGGGAGGGGGTGTCGGTGTCGCCGTGTCCCCACTGCTGTTGTTGGCAGTGCCCGGGTGCAGCCGTACCCACGGCGCGGTGGCGCTGGGGGAGTGGAGCGACCTTGGGGACCCCGCGGTGGCAGCACAGAGCCTCTACAGGCACCTGCG gggggcccgctggggacAGGCTGCAGGAGGTGCTGCGAGACCTGGACATCGCCCACGACGCCTTCACCCACCGCGACGAGACCCCAGCGCCAGCCCCAagtcccctccctgccccgagACCCCCGGCACCCCCCAGCCTCCCCCCCTCAGCCCATTCCGGGAGGGGCAGGGACGCCAGCGGGGCCACAGAGGGGACGCGGGGCCAGCAGCCCGGCACGGGGTGTATTCTGTAACACAGAGATGTACATGGCACCGGCTGTGCGCGGCTCCCTGGGGCAGCGGCGGGTGA
- the RASAL1 gene encoding rasGAP-activating-like protein 1 isoform X1: MWPPRSVKFADMAKTTSLRCRVLEGKDLPAKDVFGSSDPYCVVKVDNEVVARTATVWKSLNPFWGEEITLLLPRGFHSLTIYVLDEDTIGQDDVIGKVSLSHQQISADPQGVDNWLSLAPVNPDQEVQGEIHLELRVPEQGHPRVLRCHLIEARDLAPRDPSGTSDPFGRVSCCGHTLETAVMKKTRFPHWDEVLEFELPEGELGEAVLSVEVWDWDIVGKNDFLGRVEFFLDTLCPGPTRGWFQLLPFSSTTEDHGGQLGALRLTVRLLEDTVLPPHHYQPLIQLLTEPILCPAQSPEGTALAVLEEVTSGESRQDVATKLVKIFLGQGLAVPLLDYLTTRELARTTDPNTLFRSNSLASKSMEQFMKVVGLPYLHDVLKPVVNRIFEEKKYVELDPGKMELSRGRRISFKGSLSEAQVRESSLELLKGYLGDIVDAIVGSVDKCPLPMRAAFKQLRRRVEERFPLAQHEEVRYFSISGFLFLRFFAPAVLTPKLFGLWEQHAEPCTSRTLLLLAKALQTIGNLGLQLGQGKEPWMAPLNAVLLPSVTRVRAFLDALVTVVDEVPVPQGHSQPSATIKEGPLHTCPERGVALLPRFTFKKRHFRLSTQALAYAKVPQGQVLGFIPVEQIRAVEQVDKGTFQYPHVLQVVAQDGTRQLHTTYLQCKSAPELWQWLWALRQATSANRDMLPTCHPGTFRAGRWTCCLQPTRAGRTGGPLGSGCPGGGVGVAVSPLLLLAVPGCSRTHGAVALGEWSDLGDPAVAAQSLYRHLRAALAGGPVGSAVAGPPCPRQAGGPAGDRLQEVLRDLDIAHDAFTHRDETPAPAPSPLPAPRPPAPPSLPPSAHSGRGRDASGATEGTRGQQPGTGCIL, translated from the exons ATGTGGCCACCCCGAAGTGTGAAGTTCGCCGACATGGCCAAAACTACCTCGCTGCGCTGCCGGGTGCTGGAGGGGAAGGACCTGCCCGCCAAGGACGT GTTCGGCTCCAGCGATCCCTACTGCGTGGTCAAGGTGGACAACGAGGTGGTGGCCAG GACAGCCACGGTGTGGAAGAGCCTGAACCCTTTTTGGGGTGAGGAAATCACGCTGCTTCTGCCCCGTGGATTCCACAGCCTCACCATCTATGTGCTGGATGAAGACACCATCGG GCAGGACGATGTCATTGGCAAGGTCTCGCTCAGCCACCAGCAGATCTCGGCCGATCCACAGG GCGTTGACAACTGGCTCAGCCTGGCACCTGTGAACCCCGACCAGGAGGTGCAGGGCGAGATCCACCTGGAGCTGCGAGTCCCCGAGCAGGGCCACCCGCGGGTGCTGCGCTGCCACCTCATCGAGGCCAG gGACCTggccccccgggacccctcgGGCACCTCGGACCCCTTTGGCCGTGTGTCGTGCTGTGGGCACACGTTGGAGACAGCC GTGATGAAGAAAACCCGGTTCCCGCACTGGGATGAGGTGCTGGAGTTCGAGCTGCCGGaaggggagctgggagaggctgtgctgagtGTGGAGGTTTGGGACTGGGACATCGTGGGCAAGAACGACTTCCTGGGGCGG gTCGAGTTCTTCTTGGACACCCTCTGCCCGGGCCCCACCCGGGGATGGttccagctcctgcccttcTCCAGCACCACCGAGGACCACGG GGGACAGCTGGGTGCCCTGAGGCTGACAGTGAGGCTGCTGGAGGACACGGTCCTGCCCCCCCACCACTACCAGCCCCTCATCCAGCTCCTCACCGAGCCCATCCTCTGCCCGGCGCAG TCCCCtgagggcacagccctggctgtcctGGAGGAGGTGACCTCAGGGGAGAGCCGGCAGGACGTGGCCACCAAGTTGGTGAAGATCTTCCTGGGCCAAGGACTGGCTGTGCCCCTTCTGGACTACCTCACCACCCGTGAGCTGGCCAGGACCA CTGATCCCAACACCCTATTCCGCTCCAACTCGCTGGCCTCCAAATCCATGGAGCAGTTCATGAAG GTGGTGGGGCTGCCCTACCTGCACGACGTCCTGAAGCCGGTGGTGAACCGCATCTTTGAGGAGAAGAAATATGTGGAGCTGGACCCCGGCAAGATGGAGCTGAGCCGGGGCAG GAGGATCTCATTCAAGGGGTCCCTGTCGGAGGCGCAGGTGCGGGagagcagcctggagctgctgaagggctACCTGGGGGACATAGTCGATGCCATCGTGGGCTCGGTGGACAAGTGTCCCCTCCCCATGAGGGCGGCCTTCAAGCAGCTCCGCAGGCGGGTGGAGGAGCGATTCCCCTTGGCACAGCACGAG GAGGTCCGTTACTTCTCCATCAGTGGGTTCCTCTTCCTTCGCTTCTTCGCTCCTGCTGTCCTCACCCCGAAGCTCTTcgggctctgggagcagcatgCGGAGCCCTGCACCAGCCGCACGCTCCTGCTGCTTGCCAAG GCTCTGCAGACCATCGGGaacctggggctgcagctggggcagggcaaGGAGCCGTGGATGGCCCCGCTGAACGCCGTCCTCCTGCCCAGTGTCACCCGTGTCCGGGCCTTCCTGGATGCCCTGGTCACCGTGG TGGACGAGGTGCCAGTGCCACAGGGACATTCTCAGCCCTCGGCCACCATCAAGGAGGGTCCCCTGCACACCTGCCCAGAGCGGGGGGTGGCACTGCTGCCCCGCTTCACCTTCAAGAAGAGGCACTTCAGGCTCAGCACCCAGGCCCTGGCCTATGCCAAGGTGCCCCAGGGGCAG gtgctCGGCTTCATCCCAGTGGAGCAAATCCGGGCAGTGGAGCAGGTGGACAAGGGCACCTTCCAGTACCCCCACGtcctgcaggtggtggcacaggATGGCACCAGGCAGCTCCACACCACCTACCTCCAATGCAAG AGTGCCCCGGAGCTGTGGCAGTGGCTGTGGGCACTGCGCCAGGCCACCAGCGCCAACCGCGACATGCTGCCCACATGCCACCCCGGCACCTTCCGCGCCGGCCGCTGgacctgctgcctgcagcccacCCGTGCCGGTAGGACTGGGGGTCCCCTGGGCTCGGGGTGCCCGGGAGGGGGTGTCGGTGTCGCCGTGTCCCCACTGCTGTTGTTGGCAGTGCCCGGGTGCAGCCGTACCCACGGCGCGGTGGCGCTGGGGGAGTGGAGCGACCTTGGGGACCCCGCGGTGGCAGCACAGAGCCTCTACAGGCACCTGCG GGCAGCGCTGGCCGGGGGTCCCGTGGGCAGCGCGGTGGCCGGGCCCCCCTGCCCGCGCCAGGCAG gggggcccgctggggacAGGCTGCAGGAGGTGCTGCGAGACCTGGACATCGCCCACGACGCCTTCACCCACCGCGACGAGACCCCAGCGCCAGCCCCAagtcccctccctgccccgagACCCCCGGCACCCCCCAGCCTCCCCCCCTCAGCCCATTCCGGGAGGGGCAGGGACGCCAGCGGGGCCACAGAGGGGACGCGGGGCCAGCAGCCCGGCACGGGGTGTATTCTGTAA
- the RASAL1 gene encoding rasGAP-activating-like protein 1 isoform X4, with protein MWPPRSVKFADMAKTTSLRCRVLEGKDLPAKDVFGSSDPYCVVKVDNEVVARTATVWKSLNPFWGEEITLLLPRGFHSLTIYVLDEDTIGQDDVIGKVSLSHQQISADPQGVDNWLSLAPVNPDQEVQGEIHLELRVPEQGHPRVLRCHLIEARDLAPRDPSGTSDPFGRVSCCGHTLETAVMKKTRFPHWDEVLEFELPEGELGEAVLSVEVWDWDIVGKNDFLGRVEFFLDTLCPGPTRGWFQLLPFSSTTEDHGGQLGALRLTVRLLEDTVLPPHHYQPLIQLLTEPILCPAQSPEGTALAVLEEVTSGESRQDVATKLVKIFLGQGLAVPLLDYLTTRELARTTDPNTLFRSNSLASKSMEQFMKVVGLPYLHDVLKPVVNRIFEEKKYVELDPGKMELSRGRRISFKGSLSEAQVRESSLELLKGYLGDIVDAIVGSVDKCPLPMRAAFKQLRRRVEERFPLAQHEEVRYFSISGFLFLRFFAPAVLTPKLFGLWEQHAEPCTSRTLLLLAKALQTIGNLGLQLGQGKEPWMAPLNAVLLPSVTRVRAFLDALVTVVDEVPVPQGHSQPSATIKEGPLHTCPERGVALLPRFTFKKRHFRLSTQALAYAKVPQGQVLGFIPVEQIRAVEQVDKGTFQYPHVLQVVAQDGTRQLHTTYLQCKSAPELWQWLWALRQATSANRDMLPTCHPGTFRAGRWTCCLQPTRAVPGCSRTHGAVALGEWSDLGDPAVAAQSLYRHLRGARWGQAAGGAARPGHRPRRLHPPRRDPSASPKSPPCPETPGTPQPPPLSPFREGQGRQRGHRGDAGPAARHGVYSVTQRCTWHRLCAAPWGSGG; from the exons ATGTGGCCACCCCGAAGTGTGAAGTTCGCCGACATGGCCAAAACTACCTCGCTGCGCTGCCGGGTGCTGGAGGGGAAGGACCTGCCCGCCAAGGACGT GTTCGGCTCCAGCGATCCCTACTGCGTGGTCAAGGTGGACAACGAGGTGGTGGCCAG GACAGCCACGGTGTGGAAGAGCCTGAACCCTTTTTGGGGTGAGGAAATCACGCTGCTTCTGCCCCGTGGATTCCACAGCCTCACCATCTATGTGCTGGATGAAGACACCATCGG GCAGGACGATGTCATTGGCAAGGTCTCGCTCAGCCACCAGCAGATCTCGGCCGATCCACAGG GCGTTGACAACTGGCTCAGCCTGGCACCTGTGAACCCCGACCAGGAGGTGCAGGGCGAGATCCACCTGGAGCTGCGAGTCCCCGAGCAGGGCCACCCGCGGGTGCTGCGCTGCCACCTCATCGAGGCCAG gGACCTggccccccgggacccctcgGGCACCTCGGACCCCTTTGGCCGTGTGTCGTGCTGTGGGCACACGTTGGAGACAGCC GTGATGAAGAAAACCCGGTTCCCGCACTGGGATGAGGTGCTGGAGTTCGAGCTGCCGGaaggggagctgggagaggctgtgctgagtGTGGAGGTTTGGGACTGGGACATCGTGGGCAAGAACGACTTCCTGGGGCGG gTCGAGTTCTTCTTGGACACCCTCTGCCCGGGCCCCACCCGGGGATGGttccagctcctgcccttcTCCAGCACCACCGAGGACCACGG GGGACAGCTGGGTGCCCTGAGGCTGACAGTGAGGCTGCTGGAGGACACGGTCCTGCCCCCCCACCACTACCAGCCCCTCATCCAGCTCCTCACCGAGCCCATCCTCTGCCCGGCGCAG TCCCCtgagggcacagccctggctgtcctGGAGGAGGTGACCTCAGGGGAGAGCCGGCAGGACGTGGCCACCAAGTTGGTGAAGATCTTCCTGGGCCAAGGACTGGCTGTGCCCCTTCTGGACTACCTCACCACCCGTGAGCTGGCCAGGACCA CTGATCCCAACACCCTATTCCGCTCCAACTCGCTGGCCTCCAAATCCATGGAGCAGTTCATGAAG GTGGTGGGGCTGCCCTACCTGCACGACGTCCTGAAGCCGGTGGTGAACCGCATCTTTGAGGAGAAGAAATATGTGGAGCTGGACCCCGGCAAGATGGAGCTGAGCCGGGGCAG GAGGATCTCATTCAAGGGGTCCCTGTCGGAGGCGCAGGTGCGGGagagcagcctggagctgctgaagggctACCTGGGGGACATAGTCGATGCCATCGTGGGCTCGGTGGACAAGTGTCCCCTCCCCATGAGGGCGGCCTTCAAGCAGCTCCGCAGGCGGGTGGAGGAGCGATTCCCCTTGGCACAGCACGAG GAGGTCCGTTACTTCTCCATCAGTGGGTTCCTCTTCCTTCGCTTCTTCGCTCCTGCTGTCCTCACCCCGAAGCTCTTcgggctctgggagcagcatgCGGAGCCCTGCACCAGCCGCACGCTCCTGCTGCTTGCCAAG GCTCTGCAGACCATCGGGaacctggggctgcagctggggcagggcaaGGAGCCGTGGATGGCCCCGCTGAACGCCGTCCTCCTGCCCAGTGTCACCCGTGTCCGGGCCTTCCTGGATGCCCTGGTCACCGTGG TGGACGAGGTGCCAGTGCCACAGGGACATTCTCAGCCCTCGGCCACCATCAAGGAGGGTCCCCTGCACACCTGCCCAGAGCGGGGGGTGGCACTGCTGCCCCGCTTCACCTTCAAGAAGAGGCACTTCAGGCTCAGCACCCAGGCCCTGGCCTATGCCAAGGTGCCCCAGGGGCAG gtgctCGGCTTCATCCCAGTGGAGCAAATCCGGGCAGTGGAGCAGGTGGACAAGGGCACCTTCCAGTACCCCCACGtcctgcaggtggtggcacaggATGGCACCAGGCAGCTCCACACCACCTACCTCCAATGCAAG AGTGCCCCGGAGCTGTGGCAGTGGCTGTGGGCACTGCGCCAGGCCACCAGCGCCAACCGCGACATGCTGCCCACATGCCACCCCGGCACCTTCCGCGCCGGCCGCTGgacctgctgcctgcagcccacCCGTGCCG TGCCCGGGTGCAGCCGTACCCACGGCGCGGTGGCGCTGGGGGAGTGGAGCGACCTTGGGGACCCCGCGGTGGCAGCACAGAGCCTCTACAGGCACCTGCG gggggcccgctggggacAGGCTGCAGGAGGTGCTGCGAGACCTGGACATCGCCCACGACGCCTTCACCCACCGCGACGAGACCCCAGCGCCAGCCCCAagtcccctccctgccccgagACCCCCGGCACCCCCCAGCCTCCCCCCCTCAGCCCATTCCGGGAGGGGCAGGGACGCCAGCGGGGCCACAGAGGGGACGCGGGGCCAGCAGCCCGGCACGGGGTGTATTCTGTAACACAGAGATGTACATGGCACCGGCTGTGCGCGGCTCCCTGGGGCAGCGGCGGGTGA